The Streptomyces sp. NBC_00440 genome contains a region encoding:
- the fbaA gene encoding class II fructose-bisphosphate aldolase: MPIATPEVYNEMLDRAKAGKFAYPAINVTSTQTLHAALRGFAEAESDGIIQISTGGAEFLGGQYAKDMVTGSVALAEFAHIVGEKYPVTVALHTDHCPKDKLDGYVRPLLEVSRKRVEAGLNPLFQSHMWDGSAETLADNLAIGQELLAQATAAKIILEVEITPTGGEEDGVSHEINDSLYTTVDDALRTAEALGLGEKGRYLLAASFGNVHGVYKPGNVVLRPELLKDLQEGVSAKYGKPAGSQPFDFVFHGGSGSSAEEIATALENGVVKMNLDTDTQYAFTRPVVDHVFRNYDGVLKVDGEVGSKKTYDPRTWGKAAEAGMAKRVTEACANLRSTGTRIK; encoded by the coding sequence ATGCCCATCGCAACCCCCGAGGTCTACAACGAGATGCTCGACCGGGCGAAGGCAGGCAAGTTCGCCTACCCGGCCATCAACGTGACCTCGACCCAGACCTTGCACGCGGCGCTGCGCGGCTTCGCCGAGGCCGAGAGCGACGGCATCATCCAGATCTCCACCGGCGGTGCGGAGTTCCTGGGCGGCCAGTACGCCAAGGACATGGTCACCGGATCGGTCGCGCTCGCCGAGTTCGCGCACATCGTCGGCGAGAAGTACCCGGTCACGGTCGCGCTGCACACCGACCACTGCCCCAAGGACAAGCTCGACGGCTATGTCCGTCCGCTGCTTGAGGTCTCCCGCAAGCGCGTCGAGGCCGGCCTCAACCCGCTCTTCCAGTCGCACATGTGGGATGGCTCCGCCGAGACCCTCGCCGACAACCTGGCCATCGGCCAGGAGCTGCTGGCGCAGGCTACCGCCGCGAAGATCATTCTTGAGGTCGAGATCACCCCGACCGGAGGCGAGGAGGACGGCGTCAGCCACGAGATCAACGACTCGCTGTACACGACCGTCGACGACGCGCTGCGTACCGCCGAGGCGCTCGGTCTGGGTGAGAAGGGCCGCTACCTGCTGGCTGCTTCCTTCGGCAATGTGCACGGCGTCTACAAGCCGGGCAATGTCGTCCTCCGCCCCGAGCTCCTCAAGGACCTCCAGGAGGGCGTCTCCGCCAAGTACGGCAAGCCCGCCGGCAGCCAGCCGTTCGACTTCGTCTTCCACGGCGGCTCCGGGTCCTCCGCGGAGGAGATCGCCACCGCGCTGGAGAACGGCGTCGTGAAGATGAACCTCGACACCGACACCCAGTACGCCTTCACGCGTCCCGTGGTGGACCACGTCTTCCGCAACTACGACGGTGTCCTGAAGGTCGACGGCGAGGTCGGCTCCAAGAAGACCTACGACCCGCGCACCTGGGGCAAGGCCGCCGAGGCCGGCATGGCGAAGCGCGTCACCGAGGCCTGCGCCAACCTGCGCTCCACGGGCACCCGCATCAAGTAG
- a CDS encoding ABC transporter permease, translating into MTATTTGRPGTGAGPAAGPPRSAHPWAGTGVLLRLALRRDRLMMPLWILLLGGSFASVARSFAALYGTAAGRAELARSMNGNSSLRALYGPVFSDSVGGLTAWRMSGFGAVLAAVMSLVVVVRHTREEEETGRQELLSSAGVGRPAPLTAALLAAGAANAGLACVIAAGLTASGEPGGGSVALALSVAGTGMLFACTAAVAAQLTESARAAKGIGAAAIGAAYVLKAAGDAVSGAGSSVLTWLSPVGWAENVRPYAAERWWVLLLLAAAVAAQALVAYTLAGRRDLGMSFLPARPGPARGRMGTAGALAVRLQRGSLYGWIAGFLVTGAVFGSITDGAGDLVGDNAAAREIFQRMGGHSGLTEAFLAAMTGVLGTVAALYVVASVLRLHGEETAGRAEPLLAGAVGRLRWAAGHLTVAFAGSAAVVLAGGVGLALGYGHEPGPVIGAALAQLPAVWVFGGLTVLLYGAAPKAAPAAWALAGLALALGWIGPALKLPQPVLGLSPFGHLAKLPGAEMAWTPVVILLLLTAALVAAGLTALRRRDMNG; encoded by the coding sequence GTGACCGCCACCACGACCGGCCGCCCCGGCACCGGCGCCGGTCCCGCCGCCGGGCCGCCGCGTTCCGCACACCCGTGGGCGGGCACCGGCGTCCTGCTGCGGCTCGCCCTGCGCCGCGACCGGCTCATGATGCCGCTCTGGATCCTGCTGCTCGGCGGCTCGTTCGCGTCCGTCGCGCGGTCCTTCGCCGCGCTGTACGGCACGGCGGCCGGCCGCGCGGAGCTGGCCCGCTCGATGAACGGCAACAGCTCGCTGCGGGCGCTGTACGGGCCCGTGTTCAGCGACTCGGTCGGCGGGCTCACCGCCTGGCGCATGAGCGGCTTCGGTGCCGTACTCGCCGCCGTGATGAGCCTGGTCGTCGTCGTACGCCACACCCGCGAGGAGGAGGAGACCGGGCGTCAGGAGCTGCTCTCGTCGGCCGGGGTCGGCCGGCCGGCGCCGCTCACGGCCGCGCTGCTGGCAGCCGGGGCCGCCAACGCCGGGCTGGCCTGCGTGATCGCCGCCGGGCTCACCGCGTCCGGCGAGCCGGGCGGCGGTTCGGTGGCGCTCGCGCTGTCGGTGGCGGGCACCGGGATGCTCTTCGCGTGCACGGCGGCCGTCGCCGCCCAGCTCACCGAGAGCGCCCGCGCGGCGAAGGGGATCGGCGCGGCCGCGATCGGCGCCGCGTACGTCCTGAAAGCGGCGGGCGACGCGGTGTCGGGCGCCGGCTCGTCCGTGCTGACCTGGCTGTCCCCGGTCGGCTGGGCCGAGAACGTACGGCCCTACGCGGCCGAGCGCTGGTGGGTGCTGCTGCTCCTGGCGGCGGCTGTCGCCGCGCAGGCCCTCGTCGCGTACACCCTGGCCGGGCGCCGTGACCTCGGCATGAGCTTTCTGCCCGCCCGGCCGGGACCGGCGCGCGGCCGGATGGGCACGGCGGGCGCGCTCGCCGTGCGGCTCCAGCGGGGCAGCCTGTACGGGTGGATCGCCGGGTTCCTGGTCACCGGGGCGGTCTTCGGCAGCATCACGGACGGCGCGGGGGATCTGGTCGGCGACAACGCGGCCGCCCGGGAGATCTTCCAGCGGATGGGCGGCCACTCCGGCCTCACCGAGGCGTTCCTCGCGGCGATGACCGGGGTGCTCGGTACGGTCGCCGCGCTGTACGTGGTCGCATCGGTGCTGCGGCTGCACGGCGAGGAGACCGCCGGCCGCGCCGAACCCCTGCTGGCGGGCGCGGTCGGCCGGCTGCGCTGGGCGGCCGGTCATCTCACGGTCGCCTTCGCGGGATCGGCGGCTGTCGTACTGGCGGGCGGCGTCGGCCTGGCCCTGGGCTACGGCCACGAACCGGGCCCGGTCATCGGCGCCGCCCTGGCCCAGCTCCCGGCGGTCTGGGTGTTCGGCGGCCTCACGGTCCTGCTGTACGGGGCGGCCCCGAAGGCCGCACCGGCGGCCTGGGCCCTGGCCGGTCTCGCCCTGGCCCTGGGGTGGATCGGCCCGGCACTGAAACTCCCGCAGCCGGTCCTGGGCCTGTCACCCTTCGGCCATCTCGCCAAACTGCCGGGCGCAGAGATGGCCTGGACACCGGTGGTGATCCTGCTGCTGCTCACGGCGGCACTGGTGGCAGCGGGGCTGACGGCACTGCGGCGGAGGGACATGAACGGGTGA
- a CDS encoding MalY/PatB family protein: MGYDAEYDFDTAVDRRGSWSVQWDGVADRFGVDGLLPFTISDMDFRCPPEVLAALHERIGHGVFGYTDWRLGEFRDAVRDWYVTRFDTRIDTGRIVYGPSVLNQLSQLLRMWTGEGDGVVVHTPTYDGFTKAVSGLRRELRGCPVDDDAELERLLARPDSKVLLLCSPHNPTGRVWTHDELTRFAALAERYGTAVICDEIHADFVHDGHRHLPWTRYGRGRWALITSGSKAFNFPALTGSYGMIGDPDDRAEYLTRMETAEGLASPAVLSLTAHIAAYRHGAAWLDAVRAYTAANLSVLAERLNTAFPELGWAPPQAGYLAWIDLRPLGIDSAALQRQLIEVEKVAIMPGSVYRAEGFVRLNVGCPRDKAVAGADALVRAVRAVRP; encoded by the coding sequence ATGGGGTACGACGCGGAGTACGACTTCGACACCGCTGTCGACCGGCGCGGCTCCTGGAGCGTCCAGTGGGACGGGGTCGCGGACCGGTTCGGCGTGGACGGGCTGCTGCCCTTCACCATCTCCGACATGGACTTCCGCTGCCCGCCCGAGGTCCTCGCGGCCCTCCACGAGCGCATTGGCCACGGGGTGTTCGGCTACACCGACTGGCGGCTCGGGGAGTTCCGGGACGCGGTACGGGACTGGTACGTGACCCGCTTCGACACCCGGATCGACACCGGCCGGATCGTGTACGGGCCCTCCGTGCTCAACCAGCTCTCGCAGCTGCTGCGGATGTGGACCGGCGAGGGCGACGGTGTGGTGGTCCACACCCCCACCTATGACGGCTTCACCAAGGCGGTCTCCGGCCTCCGCCGGGAACTGCGCGGCTGCCCGGTGGACGACGACGCGGAGCTGGAGCGCCTGCTCGCCCGGCCGGACAGCAAGGTCCTGCTCCTCTGCTCGCCGCACAATCCCACCGGCCGGGTGTGGACCCACGACGAGCTGACCCGGTTCGCCGCACTCGCCGAGCGGTACGGCACCGCGGTCATCTGCGACGAGATCCACGCCGACTTCGTGCACGACGGGCACCGGCATCTGCCCTGGACCCGGTACGGGCGCGGCCGCTGGGCGCTCATCACCTCCGGCAGCAAGGCGTTCAACTTCCCGGCGCTGACCGGTTCGTACGGCATGATCGGCGACCCGGACGACCGGGCGGAGTACCTCACCCGCATGGAGACGGCCGAGGGGCTGGCCTCGCCCGCGGTGCTCTCGCTGACGGCGCACATCGCGGCGTACCGGCACGGGGCGGCCTGGCTGGACGCGGTGCGTGCGTACACCGCGGCGAATCTGTCGGTGCTCGCCGAGCGGCTGAACACGGCCTTCCCCGAGCTGGGCTGGGCGCCGCCGCAGGCGGGCTATCTCGCCTGGATCGATCTGCGCCCGCTGGGCATCGACAGCGCGGCGCTCCAGCGGCAGCTGATCGAGGTGGAGAAGGTGGCGATCATGCCGGGCTCGGTCTATCGGGCCGAGGGATTCGTCCGGCTCAATGTGGGCTGCCCCCGGGACAAGGCGGTGGCGGGCGCCGACGCGCTGGTGCGGGCGGTCCGGGCCGTGCGGCCGTAG
- a CDS encoding sensor histidine kinase — translation MTDTETRSPEFRLAQGVLAGLRQDLFHDAFAYRPLQPMRTDGPLTRRLPGRIRARSGWFPHAVVLGFALLTLLVAAHGSVDFEGPLALVTGLISAGTVVMTLVRPVGAWWVSLVSAPVVSLLGSSWGSWPWADSVFLAHLVVLTVVAARTRPRTAAWMWAGTALYGFVAEAVAGPGMYGSDMAMMLFLAAVALLVTTTVQVRREAHREVTAQQTVTAIERDRRTLLEERTTIARELHDVVAHHMSVVAIQAEAAPYRVTDPPPELTRSFEVIRENAVAALTELRRVLGVVRAEDYEAPDAPQPTLAELEGLLTNVREAGLAVEKTVTGAMRELPQGVELSAYRIIQEALSNALRHAPGSQARVEISYVLGGLGLRVVNGPPQGLAKPSPSSQPSSSRGYPIPGAGHGITGMRERVTMLNGEITTDSTEDGGYEIAAFIPVPRSAEESE, via the coding sequence GTGACCGATACAGAGACGCGAAGCCCGGAGTTCCGGCTGGCCCAGGGGGTTCTGGCGGGCCTGCGCCAGGACCTCTTCCACGATGCCTTTGCCTATCGCCCGCTCCAGCCGATGCGGACGGACGGACCGCTGACCAGGCGGTTGCCCGGCCGGATACGGGCCCGCTCGGGGTGGTTCCCGCACGCGGTGGTGCTGGGCTTCGCGCTGCTCACCCTGCTCGTGGCCGCCCATGGCAGCGTCGACTTCGAGGGCCCCCTGGCTCTCGTGACCGGTCTGATCTCGGCCGGAACGGTCGTGATGACCCTGGTCAGGCCGGTCGGTGCCTGGTGGGTGTCGCTGGTGTCCGCCCCCGTCGTCAGCCTGCTCGGCAGCAGCTGGGGGTCCTGGCCCTGGGCCGACAGCGTCTTCCTCGCGCACCTCGTGGTGCTGACCGTGGTCGCGGCCAGGACCAGGCCGCGGACCGCCGCGTGGATGTGGGCGGGTACGGCGCTGTACGGGTTCGTCGCGGAAGCGGTAGCGGGCCCCGGTATGTACGGCTCCGACATGGCGATGATGCTGTTCCTCGCCGCGGTCGCCCTCCTCGTCACCACGACGGTGCAGGTCCGCCGGGAGGCGCACCGTGAGGTCACCGCCCAGCAGACGGTCACCGCCATCGAACGCGACCGGCGCACGCTCCTGGAGGAGCGCACCACCATCGCCCGTGAGCTGCACGACGTCGTCGCCCACCACATGTCGGTGGTCGCCATCCAGGCCGAGGCCGCCCCGTACCGGGTGACGGATCCGCCGCCCGAGCTGACCCGGTCGTTCGAGGTGATCCGGGAGAACGCGGTGGCGGCCCTCACGGAGCTGCGCCGGGTGCTCGGTGTCGTACGGGCCGAGGACTACGAGGCCCCGGACGCCCCGCAGCCCACCCTCGCCGAACTCGAAGGGCTGCTGACCAATGTCCGGGAGGCGGGCCTGGCCGTGGAGAAGACGGTGACCGGCGCGATGCGTGAACTCCCGCAGGGCGTCGAGCTGTCGGCGTACCGCATCATCCAGGAGGCGCTGAGCAACGCCCTGCGCCATGCGCCTGGTTCACAGGCCCGGGTGGAGATCAGCTACGTCCTGGGCGGGCTCGGTCTGCGCGTGGTCAACGGACCGCCGCAGGGCCTGGCCAAGCCTTCCCCAAGCTCTCAACCGAGTTCGAGCAGGGGATACCCCATTCCGGGTGCCGGGCACGGCATCACCGGGATGCGGGAGCGGGTCACCATGCTGAACGGTGAGATCACCACGGACAGCACGGAGGACGGCGGTTACGAGATCGCGGCGTTCATCCCGGTGCCGCGTTCCGCGGAGGAGTCCGAATGA
- a CDS encoding tryptophan 2,3-dioxygenase family protein: MSTPSHDPAPNHHDPAQRRDSAPNHAPAPNDDSAPNLDFAGTTPYEDYVQADVLTHLQHLRSDDPGEMVFLVTTQVMELWFTVIVHEWETAAAALRGDDLPAALAALKRSTYELQSLNDSWRPLAQLTPAQFNAYRSALGEGSGFQSAMYRRLEFLLGEKSASMLVPHRGAPRVHAELEKALQEPSLYDEVLRFIARHGQPVPATVLERDLSARYEPSPEVEAVWTAVYTGEQDSPLVRLGEALTDVGELVWRWRNDHLVATRRAMGSKTGTGGSAGVSWLEKRAAKSVFPELWTARSHV; the protein is encoded by the coding sequence ATGTCTACGCCTTCGCACGACCCCGCCCCGAACCACCACGACCCGGCCCAGCGCCGGGACTCAGCCCCGAATCACGCCCCGGCCCCGAATGACGACTCGGCCCCGAATCTGGATTTCGCGGGGACCACCCCGTACGAGGACTACGTGCAGGCGGATGTCCTCACCCACCTCCAGCATCTGCGTTCCGACGATCCGGGCGAGATGGTCTTCCTGGTGACCACCCAGGTCATGGAGCTGTGGTTCACCGTGATCGTCCACGAGTGGGAGACCGCGGCGGCAGCCCTGCGCGGTGATGATCTGCCGGCCGCCCTCGCGGCCCTGAAGCGCTCGACGTACGAACTGCAGTCGCTCAACGACTCCTGGCGGCCGCTGGCCCAACTCACCCCCGCGCAGTTCAACGCGTACCGCAGCGCGCTCGGCGAGGGGTCGGGCTTCCAGTCCGCGATGTACCGCAGGCTGGAATTCCTGCTGGGCGAGAAGTCCGCTTCGATGCTGGTCCCGCACCGCGGAGCGCCGCGGGTCCACGCCGAGCTGGAGAAGGCGCTCCAGGAGCCGAGCCTGTACGACGAGGTGCTGCGGTTCATCGCCCGGCACGGGCAGCCGGTGCCCGCCACCGTGCTTGAGCGCGATCTCTCGGCGAGGTACGAGCCGTCGCCGGAGGTCGAGGCGGTCTGGACCGCGGTGTACACGGGGGAGCAGGACTCCCCGCTGGTCCGGCTCGGCGAGGCGCTGACCGATGTCGGCGAACTGGTGTGGCGCTGGCGCAACGACCATCTGGTCGCGACCCGCAGGGCGATGGGGTCGAAGACCGGCACGGGCGGCTCGGCCGGGGTCTCCTGGCTGGAGAAGCGTGCCGCGAAGAGCGTGTTCCCCGAGCTGTGGACGGCACGCAGCCATGTCTGA
- a CDS encoding kynureninase codes for MKPAPVQSEPDLSGRPGPSAVPDLSDGSALARRAAELDAADELAPLRELFTVAPGTVYLDGNSLGALPRHVPARMQEVITHEWGALGIRSWEESGWWTAPERIGDRIAPLVGAAPGTVVVGDSTSVNVFKALVAAVRTAGDDRDEILVDAETFPTDGYIAASAARMTGRRIVPYAPGDPIGPRTAAVLVNHVDYRTGRLHDLPAVTAAVHAAGAVVVWDLCHSAGALPVGLAAHGVDFAVGCTYKYLNGGPGSPAFLYVRPDLQASFDSPLPGWTSHVDPFGMEPGYTPADGAPRGRVGTPDILSMLALESALDVWEGVSVEAVRAKSLVLTDFFLECVSLGSVTPAAPELRGSQVSLSCENAGAVMKELIARGVVGDFRPPDILRFGFTPLYVSFGDALRAARVLGEVLA; via the coding sequence ATGAAGCCCGCACCGGTGCAGTCCGAGCCCGACCTGTCCGGCCGGCCCGGCCCGTCCGCCGTGCCCGACCTGTCCGACGGGTCCGCCCTGGCCCGCCGGGCCGCCGAACTGGACGCCGCCGACGAACTGGCGCCGCTCCGGGAGCTGTTCACCGTCGCCCCCGGCACGGTCTACCTCGACGGCAACTCCCTCGGTGCCCTGCCCCGGCACGTCCCGGCGCGGATGCAGGAGGTCATCACCCACGAGTGGGGTGCGCTGGGCATCCGCTCCTGGGAGGAGTCCGGCTGGTGGACCGCGCCGGAGCGCATCGGTGACCGGATCGCGCCGCTCGTCGGTGCGGCGCCCGGCACGGTGGTCGTCGGCGACTCGACAAGCGTCAACGTCTTCAAGGCACTTGTGGCCGCGGTCCGGACGGCCGGGGACGACCGCGACGAGATCCTGGTCGACGCCGAGACCTTCCCGACGGACGGCTATATCGCCGCGTCGGCGGCCCGGATGACCGGCCGGCGGATCGTCCCCTACGCACCGGGCGACCCGATCGGTCCCCGTACCGCCGCCGTCCTGGTCAACCATGTCGACTACCGCACGGGACGGCTGCACGACCTGCCCGCCGTGACCGCAGCCGTGCACGCGGCGGGCGCGGTGGTCGTCTGGGACCTCTGCCACAGCGCCGGTGCGCTGCCGGTCGGGCTGGCGGCCCACGGGGTCGACTTCGCGGTCGGCTGCACCTACAAGTACCTGAACGGCGGGCCGGGTTCGCCCGCCTTCCTGTATGTGCGCCCGGACCTCCAGGCCTCCTTCGACTCACCGCTGCCGGGCTGGACCTCGCACGTGGACCCGTTCGGTATGGAGCCCGGATACACCCCGGCCGACGGCGCCCCGCGGGGCCGGGTCGGCACCCCCGACATTCTCTCGATGCTCGCTCTGGAATCGGCGCTCGATGTCTGGGAGGGGGTGTCGGTCGAGGCGGTCCGGGCCAAGTCACTCGTCCTGACGGACTTCTTCCTGGAGTGCGTGAGCCTCGGATCGGTGACTCCGGCCGCACCTGAACTGCGCGGCAGCCAGGTGTCGCTGAGCTGCGAGAACGCCGGGGCCGTCATGAAGGAACTGATCGCCCGCGGTGTCGTCGGGGACTTCAGGCCGCCGGACATCCTGCGTTTCGGATTCACCCCGCTCTACGTCAGTTTCGGTGATGCGCTGCGTGCCGCCCGCGTTCTGGGGGAGGTACTTGCCTGA
- a CDS encoding alpha/beta hydrolase, translating to MSDDAEADSVLAHPAVAPDATAAYGDHPDQTMDFYAPHGGEGPVPLVVVLHGGSWRQRYDRAHISPFAAFLARRGFAVASVEYRRGGADEGSAGRWPDTLDDVATALDALPDLVPSGLPRADLRRTVLTGHSAGGHLALWAAARHVLPPEAPWHRSTPPFRGVVALAPLAHFGLACELGVCEGAVEQFLASADTAAAGTAGVDTAAVVRAQWADPSALLPTGIATTVVQGRDDATVPPQLADAYADAAAKEGELVGVTLLDGVGHYAPIDPAADACAVVVAEIEQLAW from the coding sequence ATGTCGGACGACGCAGAGGCCGATTCGGTCCTCGCGCATCCCGCCGTCGCCCCGGATGCCACCGCTGCGTACGGCGATCACCCCGACCAGACCATGGACTTCTACGCCCCGCACGGCGGCGAGGGGCCGGTCCCGCTCGTCGTCGTGCTGCACGGCGGCTCCTGGCGGCAGCGGTACGACCGCGCGCACATCTCTCCGTTCGCCGCCTTCCTGGCCCGCCGGGGGTTCGCGGTCGCCAGTGTCGAGTACCGGCGGGGCGGTGCCGACGAGGGGAGCGCCGGCCGGTGGCCCGACACCCTGGACGACGTCGCCACCGCCCTGGACGCACTGCCCGATCTCGTACCGTCCGGCCTTCCGCGCGCCGACCTGCGGCGGACGGTCCTCACCGGGCACTCGGCGGGCGGGCACCTCGCGCTGTGGGCGGCGGCCCGGCACGTGCTCCCGCCCGAGGCGCCGTGGCACCGGTCCACGCCGCCCTTCCGGGGGGTGGTCGCGCTGGCACCGCTCGCGCACTTCGGCCTCGCCTGTGAACTGGGGGTGTGCGAGGGCGCGGTGGAACAGTTCCTGGCGTCCGCCGACACGGCGGCGGCGGGCACGGCGGGGGTGGACACCGCGGCCGTGGTCCGCGCGCAGTGGGCGGACCCGTCCGCCCTGCTCCCCACCGGCATCGCGACCACGGTCGTCCAGGGCCGGGACGACGCCACCGTCCCGCCGCAGCTCGCCGACGCGTACGCGGACGCGGCGGCCAAGGAGGGCGAACTGGTCGGCGTGACACTGCTCGACGGCGTCGGGCACTACGCGCCGATCGACCCGGCGGCCGACGCCTGCGCGGTGGTCGTCGCGGAGATCGAGCAACTGGCCTGGTGA
- a CDS encoding response regulator, protein MTAAPVIRVLVVDDQMMVREGFSVLLNAMPDIEVIGEAVNGVEAVAQVAALRPDVVLMDIRMPELNGIEATREIVAADEAAKVLVLTTFDLDEYVYQALRAGASGFLLKDASARQLADGVRVVAAGEALLAPTITKRLIVEFSRLSDTPRQPALARVDELTERESEVLVLIAQGLSNAEIASRLIVAESTIKTHVSRILVKLGLRDRTQAAVFAYETGLVRPG, encoded by the coding sequence ATGACGGCCGCACCGGTGATCAGGGTCCTGGTCGTCGACGACCAGATGATGGTCCGTGAGGGGTTCTCGGTCCTGCTCAACGCCATGCCGGACATCGAGGTGATCGGCGAGGCGGTCAACGGTGTCGAGGCGGTGGCCCAGGTGGCGGCCCTGCGCCCGGACGTCGTCCTGATGGACATCCGGATGCCCGAGCTGAACGGCATCGAGGCGACCCGCGAGATCGTCGCGGCGGACGAGGCGGCGAAGGTCCTGGTCCTGACCACTTTCGACCTGGACGAGTACGTCTACCAGGCGCTGCGCGCGGGCGCGTCGGGCTTCCTGCTGAAGGACGCGTCGGCTCGCCAACTGGCCGACGGAGTACGGGTGGTGGCGGCCGGCGAGGCACTGCTCGCCCCCACGATCACCAAGCGGCTGATCGTCGAGTTCTCCCGGCTGTCGGACACCCCGAGGCAGCCCGCGCTCGCCCGCGTCGATGAACTCACGGAGCGCGAGAGCGAGGTGCTCGTACTGATCGCGCAGGGCCTGTCGAACGCGGAGATCGCCTCCCGGCTGATCGTCGCCGAGTCCACCATCAAGACGCACGTGAGCCGGATCCTGGTGAAACTCGGCCTGCGGGACCGGACCCAGGCGGCGGTCTTCGCGTACGAGACGGGGCTGGTCAGGCCGGGGTAG
- a CDS encoding Uma2 family endonuclease, with the protein MTDGAERTSQMTVEEFEKIATFAAAESDAVVFEFIDGRIGDRGVPDGDHNEIWMWLQGICMQHRPELGLYGGDQGLKVESYRNGRARPDGSLALRGNFAGQGEWADPDGVLMTVEITAYDRVTDRRDRKGKPVAYAGAGIPVYLLVDREAGAVTVFSAPDPEGGGYRDSHTVKFGEVLMLPDPVGIELDTEVLQNYVR; encoded by the coding sequence ATGACGGATGGGGCAGAGCGCACGTCTCAGATGACGGTCGAGGAATTCGAGAAGATCGCCACGTTCGCCGCAGCTGAGTCCGATGCCGTCGTGTTCGAGTTCATCGACGGACGGATCGGAGACCGCGGAGTGCCGGACGGGGATCACAACGAGATCTGGATGTGGCTGCAGGGAATCTGTATGCAGCACCGGCCCGAACTCGGTCTGTACGGCGGTGATCAGGGCCTGAAGGTCGAGTCGTACCGCAACGGCAGGGCGCGTCCGGACGGTTCTCTCGCCCTGCGGGGAAACTTCGCAGGTCAGGGCGAGTGGGCGGATCCGGACGGCGTGCTGATGACCGTCGAGATCACGGCGTACGACCGCGTTACCGACCGCCGGGACCGCAAAGGAAAGCCGGTCGCCTACGCCGGCGCCGGGATCCCGGTCTATCTGCTGGTCGACCGCGAGGCCGGTGCCGTCACGGTGTTCAGTGCGCCGGACCCGGAAGGCGGCGGCTACCGCGACAGTCACACCGTCAAGTTCGGCGAAGTGCTCATGCTGCCCGACCCGGTGGGTATCGAGCTCGACACCGAGGTGCTCCAGAACTACGTGCGCTGA
- the pyrE gene encoding orotate phosphoribosyltransferase, with protein MTDVRADLLQHIKDKAVVHGKVTLSSGIEADWYIDLRRITLDGVAAPLVGQVMLDLTSGLDFDAVGGLTLGADPIADAMLHASAARGKTLDAFVVRKAAKTHGMQRRIEGPDIKGRRVLVVEDTSTTGGSPMTAVAAVREAGGEVVAVATIVDRDTGAAEVIAEAGVPYIFVYNQDDLGL; from the coding sequence ATGACTGACGTACGCGCTGATCTGCTCCAGCACATCAAGGACAAGGCCGTGGTGCACGGCAAGGTGACGCTCTCCTCGGGGATCGAAGCCGACTGGTACATCGATCTGCGCCGGATCACCCTGGACGGCGTGGCCGCGCCCCTGGTCGGTCAGGTGATGCTGGATCTGACCTCCGGGCTGGACTTCGACGCGGTCGGCGGCCTGACGCTGGGCGCCGACCCGATCGCGGACGCCATGCTGCACGCCTCGGCTGCCCGCGGAAAGACGCTGGACGCGTTCGTCGTACGCAAGGCCGCCAAGACGCACGGGATGCAGCGCCGCATCGAGGGCCCGGACATCAAGGGCCGCCGCGTCCTCGTCGTCGAGGACACCTCCACGACGGGCGGGTCTCCGATGACCGCCGTGGCGGCGGTACGTGAGGCCGGTGGCGAGGTGGTCGCCGTCGCCACGATCGTGGACCGTGACACCGGCGCCGCCGAGGTCATCGCCGAGGCGGGGGTGCCGTACATCTTCGTGTACAACCAGGACGACCTCGGGCTGTGA
- a CDS encoding DUF3151 domain-containing protein — protein MSIHENLLGGPPETRLPDDPEPRELLAGGTAPADVAAKYPTSSLAWAQLADDAFEHGRVVESYAYARTGYHRGLDSLRRAGWKGHGPVPWDHEPNRGFLRALHALARAAQSIGEDEEYERCTVFLRDSSPAAADTLG, from the coding sequence ATGTCCATTCACGAGAATCTGCTCGGGGGCCCTCCCGAGACCCGTCTTCCTGACGACCCCGAACCCCGCGAGCTCCTCGCGGGCGGCACCGCACCCGCCGATGTGGCGGCGAAGTACCCGACCTCCTCGCTCGCCTGGGCGCAGCTGGCCGACGACGCCTTCGAGCACGGGCGGGTCGTCGAGTCGTACGCGTACGCCCGTACCGGCTACCACCGCGGCCTCGACTCGCTGCGCCGGGCCGGCTGGAAGGGCCACGGCCCCGTGCCGTGGGACCACGAGCCGAACCGTGGCTTCCTGCGGGCCCTGCACGCCCTGGCCCGCGCCGCGCAGTCGATCGGTGAGGACGAGGAGTACGAGCGCTGCACGGTGTTCCTGCGTGACTCCTCGCCGGCCGCGGCGGACACGCTGGGCTGA